TGTTACAGTCCGGCAGATGTTGAACAGGTTGTCTCTGACACCGGAAAAGACGATCAATCTGCCTTCCTTGAAAAACTTATCGCAGTGGGACACTTAAGCCCTGTTGAACATGTCTCCTTTACCTTCGCTGTCGAGGGAATATCGCGCGCATGTTCGCATCAGCTCGTCCGCCACCGTCTTGCATCATATAGTCAGCAGTCCCAAAGATATGTGGGGGAGGAAGACGGGTTCTCCTATGTTATTCCTCCGATGATCAAGGAAGACAATGAGCTCAGTGTCCATTTTGAACGCCTCATGGAGGAGACGGGCAGGTCATACAGATATATCGTTGAAAAACTGAGGGAAAGAGGGTGCAGTATCGAGTCCGCACGGGAAGATGCACGTTTTGTCCTGCCTAATGCAACGGAAACGAAGATTATCATTACCATGAATGCACGGGAACTTCTCCATTTTTTCAGTATGCGACTTTGCAACCGCGCACAGTGGGAGATTCGTGAAATGGCATATCTCATGTTAAGGCTCGCAAGACCCCTTGCACCTGCCATTTTTCGTTATGGAGGGCCTCCCTGCCTTAAAGGGAAGTGCCCGGAAGGTTCCCGTACATGCGGGAAAACGGATGAAGTACGGCAGCGTTTATCTGTCGAATAAAACTGACTGATACCAATTTGCCTTCATTCATATAACTTCGTTAACTTCGTCCGGGTACCCAAGTAGTGAGTGTTACTCGACTGGCCCGGGAAGGAAGCCGAGGG
This Pseudomonadota bacterium DNA region includes the following protein-coding sequences:
- the thyX gene encoding FAD-dependent thymidylate synthase → METHLKVILISHTPDPERAISVAARLCYSPADVEQVVSDTGKDDQSAFLEKLIAVGHLSPVEHVSFTFAVEGISRACSHQLVRHRLASYSQQSQRYVGEEDGFSYVIPPMIKEDNELSVHFERLMEETGRSYRYIVEKLRERGCSIESAREDARFVLPNATETKIIITMNARELLHFFSMRLCNRAQWEIREMAYLMLRLARPLAPAIFRYGGPPCLKGKCPEGSRTCGKTDEVRQRLSVE